In a single window of the Acyrthosiphon pisum isolate AL4f chromosome X, pea_aphid_22Mar2018_4r6ur, whole genome shotgun sequence genome:
- the LOC115033457 gene encoding 52 kDa repressor of the inhibitor of the protein kinase-like, with amino-acid sequence MIDTQRMKEIKENRERLVPIIKSILFLGRQNIALRGHRDDGQLLSKNISSDFSSYTESITNQGNFRELLKFRIDAGDKNLEHHLMSTSKNATYISYTIQNNLIECIGKEITTYITNEIKEAKYYSIIFDETTDVSVISQMSFSVRYLKSGKVFERFISFVNCHKKIYGDEHDDDEDQDLENISKIEPKLSGELLGTTVINILHDLKLDINNCVGISTDGCATMTSTIKGAVQHVQKSAKNAVYSPCNNHALNLSISKSSTVQAIRNSVGIMQQVITFFNSSAKRNFILKKYLKNNVVSLCETRWVERHDSVLQFKKSLPKIIDALTEITNWEDLSSSSKAKTLLCSISNCEFVISIYSLSSVLSVTFHASKLLQGINHDILSASNVIDDIVSVLKNNRLNCNTTFQIIYNECKMLMDELDIHLKMPRVSAHQKNRSNPNNINNCEDYFRITIFIPLLDSVITDLEKRFYGQENQTIKMLTYLVPNNLIQWSETNSSSIIVKYIKDKYPFFQEVNNDLLNSELELWIQKWKKSELKGR; translated from the coding sequence ATGATTGATACCCAACGCATGAAAGAAATTAAAGAAAATCGTGAACGTTTAGTGCCtataattaagtcaatattgtTCCTAGGACGTCAAAATATTGCACTTAGGGGCCACAGGGATGATGGCCAACTTTTATCCAAAAATATATCTTCAGATTTTAGTTCATACACAGAGTCAATTACTAACCAAGGAAATTTTAGGGAACTTCTTAAATTCAGAATAGATGCTGGCGATAAAAATCTTGAACATCATCTTATGTCTACTTCTAAAAATGCTAcatatataagttatacaatacaaaacaaCTTAATTGAGTGCATTGGAAAAGAAATAACTACTTACATAACAAATGAGATTAAAGAAGCAAAATATTACAGCATCATTTTTGATGAAACGACTGATGTTTCAGTAATTTCCCAAATGAGTTTTAGTGTGCGGTACTTAAAATCTGGAAAAGTTTTTGAAcgttttatttcttttgttaaCTGTCATAAAAAGATATATGGTGATGAACATGATGATGATGAAGACCAGGACttagaaaatatatcaaaaattgaacCTAAATTGAGCGGAGAACTACTAGGAACAacagttatcaatattttacatgATTTAAAGCTAGATATCAATAATTGTGTTGGTATTTCAACAGATGGTTGTGCAACAATGACTTCAACTATAAAAGGAGCCGTTCAACATGTTCAAAAATCAGCTAAAAATGCAGTATACAGCCCTTGTAATAATCATGCACTTAACTTATCCATTTCAAAATCATCGACGGTACAAGCCATTAGAAATAGTGTAGGTATCATGCAacaagtaataacattttttaatagttcagcaaaacgtaattttattttgaaaaagtatttaaagaatAATGTTGTAAGTTTATGTGAAACACGCTGGGTAGAGCGGCATGATAGTGTTTTGCAATTTAAAAAGTCACTACCCAAAATTATTGATGCTTTAACAGAGATAACTAACTGGGAAGATTTATCATCATCTTCCAAAGCAAAAACACTTTTATGCTCGATAAGTAACTGTGAGTttgttatttcaatatattcttTATCATCTGTACTCTCAGTTACATTCCATGCTAGTAAATTATTACAAGGAATAAACCATGATATATTATCAGCTAGTAATGTTATAGATGATATAGTATCTGTACTTAAAAACAATCGCCTAAACTGTAATACAACGTTTCAAATCATTTATAATGAATGCAAAATGTTGATGGATGAATTGGACATTCATTTGAAAATGCCTAGGGTGTCAGCTCATCAAAAAAATAGATCAAATccgaataacataaataattgtgaAGACTATTTCAGAATTACAATTTTCATTCCGCTCCTAGACAGTGTAATAACTGACTTAGAAAAAAGATTTTATGGCCAAGAAAATCAAACTATAAAAATGCTAACATATCTAGTACcaaacaatttaattcaatGGTCTGAGACTAATAGTAGctcaattattgttaaatacattAAAGATAAATATCCATTTTTTCAAGAGGTCAATAATGACTTATTAAATTCAGAACTTGAGTTATGGAtacaaaaatggaaaaaatcaGAGTTAAAAGGTAGGTAA